In Rouxiella sp. WC2420, the following proteins share a genomic window:
- a CDS encoding amino acid ABC transporter permease, with protein sequence MTEKTTPDPRRNVEFAHAPRNYGRWVAWIVVLIIALDVIISVARNPNFEWHVVSQWFTEASVIHGLGVTLGLTVISMLLGTLLGLLLAVGRLSQSMLLRRLSGLYVWFFRGTPLLVQLLFWYNMSTLFPHVAIGLPFIGPTFASWNTNDLITPLTAAIAGLALNEAAYMAEIIRAGLLSVDNGQAETAQAFGMSRGRALRRIIIPQAMRSIIPPTGNQLISMIKATSLVSVIAMGDLLYSVQTIYNRTFEVVPMLMVAVIWYLLITSVLNVGQSFIERFYSKGTRRTVAAKRRQPGAAQKAVVSHPNLAQKEDL encoded by the coding sequence ATGACCGAGAAAACTACCCCTGACCCACGACGTAATGTTGAGTTTGCACACGCGCCGCGTAATTACGGTCGTTGGGTAGCCTGGATTGTGGTGCTGATCATCGCCCTTGATGTGATTATCAGCGTCGCGCGCAATCCTAACTTTGAATGGCACGTTGTCTCGCAGTGGTTTACCGAGGCTTCGGTGATCCACGGGCTTGGCGTGACGCTCGGTCTTACTGTGATATCGATGCTGCTGGGTACTCTTTTGGGCCTGCTACTGGCGGTAGGGCGGTTGTCGCAAAGCATGCTGCTGCGTCGCCTGTCTGGCCTGTATGTCTGGTTCTTTCGCGGCACGCCGCTGCTGGTTCAGTTGTTATTCTGGTACAACATGTCGACGCTGTTTCCTCACGTGGCAATCGGTTTGCCGTTTATCGGGCCAACCTTCGCCAGCTGGAATACCAATGATCTGATCACGCCGTTAACCGCGGCAATTGCCGGTCTTGCGTTGAACGAAGCTGCTTATATGGCCGAGATTATCCGCGCCGGTTTGCTTTCCGTTGACAATGGCCAGGCTGAAACTGCACAGGCTTTCGGTATGAGCCGTGGCCGCGCGCTGCGCCGAATTATCATTCCTCAGGCAATGCGTTCGATTATTCCTCCGACTGGTAATCAGTTGATTAGCATGATTAAAGCGACGTCATTGGTGAGTGTTATCGCCATGGGTGATCTGCTTTACTCGGTACAAACTATTTATAATCGCACCTTTGAAGTGGTGCCGATGCTGATGGTTGCGGTGATTTGGTATCTGTTAATCACCTCGGTACTAAACGTCGGTCAGTCATTTATTGAACGCTTTTATTCTAAAGGCACTCGCCGAACCGTGGCGGCCAAGCGCCGTCAGCCAGGCGCAGCCCAGAAAGCGGTCGTCTCCCACCCAAATCTTGCTCAGAAGGAGGACTTATGA
- a CDS encoding amino acid ABC transporter ATP-binding protein, producing MSQSPSDAQNLLVTARNVHKSYGDNEVLKGIDLDVKQSEVVVILGPSGSGKSTFLRCINHLEDIDRGTIMVGGEQIGYELHGDQLRKLSERGIARQRRDIGMVFQQFNLYPHMTVLQNIVEAPIGVHKQSRHEAESYARALLEKVGLSDKAHAYPRHLSGGQQQRVAIARALAIKPKLMLFDEPTSALDPELVGEVLATMRSLADQGLTMIVVTHEIGFAREAADRVVFMDGGFVIEEGPPEEVLLNPQHPRFQAFLSRFI from the coding sequence ATGAGTCAGAGCCCATCCGATGCGCAAAATTTGCTGGTTACTGCGCGTAATGTGCACAAAAGTTATGGCGATAATGAAGTACTAAAAGGCATCGATCTTGATGTGAAACAAAGTGAAGTCGTGGTAATACTCGGGCCATCTGGCTCAGGTAAATCGACCTTTTTACGCTGTATCAATCACTTGGAAGATATCGATCGCGGTACGATTATGGTCGGCGGGGAGCAAATCGGTTATGAATTGCACGGCGACCAGCTGCGTAAACTCTCCGAGCGCGGCATTGCTCGCCAGCGTCGCGATATCGGCATGGTTTTTCAGCAGTTTAACCTTTATCCGCACATGACCGTGTTGCAAAACATTGTCGAAGCGCCGATTGGCGTGCATAAGCAAAGCCGTCATGAGGCCGAGAGTTATGCGCGCGCCCTGCTGGAAAAAGTCGGGTTGAGTGATAAAGCCCATGCTTATCCTCGGCATCTTTCCGGCGGCCAACAGCAACGCGTGGCAATTGCCCGAGCGCTGGCGATCAAACCCAAACTGATGCTGTTCGATGAGCCAACTTCAGCGCTGGACCCTGAACTGGTAGGGGAAGTACTTGCTACCATGCGCAGCCTTGCCGATCAGGGCTTGACCATGATTGTCGTCACCCACGAAATAGGTTTTGCCCGTGAAGCAGCAGATCGCGTGGTATTTATGGACGGCGGTTTTGTAATTGAAGAGGGACCACCGGAAGAGGTGCTCTTAAATCCACAGCATCCACGTTTCCAGGCTTTTCTGAGCCGGTTTATCTAA
- a CDS encoding ABC transporter substrate-binding protein, translated as MMVKQIRRAAVLSAALLSVNAFAAETVAIPVVKMDPALHAKLPADIQKSGVLTSVNNGSFPPYEIVTGTNSLDGASADLATSMGQLLGVKVEHASVSGLSGILTGISSGRYQMGIGPIGDYPERQAKNDFVDFVKEYVAFAVPNGNPKNIQSLADTCGLRIAVMAAGSAEKVIKQQSEDCVKAGKPAVTVQSFTDQPTSILAVRSKRSDAFFSSQAPLTYFIKESNGQLTLAGAGKSNGFNDIFQGTVVPKDSEIGKVVLAAYQELFTNGTYAIIMKKWGLEGNMLPAPGINLGKPTK; from the coding sequence ATGATGGTAAAACAAATTCGTCGTGCCGCCGTTCTGTCTGCTGCATTGCTTTCCGTAAACGCGTTTGCTGCTGAAACCGTTGCTATTCCAGTTGTAAAAATGGACCCGGCCCTGCACGCCAAACTCCCTGCCGATATCCAGAAATCGGGCGTGCTGACTTCGGTCAATAATGGTTCGTTTCCTCCTTATGAAATCGTTACCGGTACAAACTCTTTGGACGGTGCCAGCGCCGACCTGGCAACGTCTATGGGCCAGCTGTTGGGCGTCAAGGTTGAACACGCCTCTGTAAGCGGCCTTTCCGGTATTCTGACCGGGATTTCTTCGGGGCGTTATCAGATGGGCATCGGTCCGATTGGCGATTACCCAGAGCGCCAGGCGAAAAACGACTTCGTTGATTTCGTTAAAGAATATGTGGCCTTCGCGGTACCCAACGGTAATCCGAAAAACATTCAATCTCTGGCCGATACCTGTGGCTTACGCATTGCCGTGATGGCTGCTGGCTCTGCCGAGAAAGTGATTAAACAGCAGTCTGAAGACTGTGTGAAAGCGGGAAAACCTGCCGTTACCGTGCAGTCATTTACTGACCAGCCAACCTCCATTTTAGCGGTTCGCTCCAAACGATCTGATGCTTTCTTCTCATCTCAAGCCCCTTTGACTTATTTCATCAAAGAGTCCAACGGCCAGCTAACACTGGCAGGCGCTGGCAAGTCTAACGGCTTCAATGACATTTTCCAGGGAACCGTAGTGCCTAAAGATTCCGAAATCGGCAAAGTTGTCCTGGCTGCCTATCAGGAACTCTTTACCAACGGCACTTATGCGATAATCATGAAAAAATGGGGTCTCGAGGGCAACATGCTGCCAGCACCGGGCATTAACCTGGGAAAACCAACTAAATGA